The sequence ACCAACGGCGGCGTGATCACCACCCTCAACAGCGGAACCATCGACGGCATCACCCTCACCGCGAATTCAGCGTTCCAGGGATCGGACAACACCAATACCTATTTGAAGAATACGATTACCAACAACGGGGCGATGACGATTGCCGGAAACGGGTCCGATACCTACTTCTATCTGGACAGTGCCGATGTGACCCTAACCGGTTCCGGGACATTGGTCCTCAATCCTGGCAATACGGCCCAGCGGAGCAGGATCAGCTCCACCAACGGCAATTTCATTCTCACCAACGACACGAATCATACGATTCTGGGTTCCGGCTGGGTCGGCCAGAACAACATGGGCATCGTCAACAAGGGGACAATTGTGGCCAACAACGCTGGAGCCCCTCTGTACATCAACCCCAACGCGAATTTGCTGGACAACCAGGGGACCCTCCGCGCCGAGAGCGGAGCAACACTGGCTGTGTTGGATGGATTGAAGAACTATGGGAGCAACACGCTGACCGGCGGCACCTACTATGCGGCCGGCACTCTTAAACTTCCCGTTGCCGCTGCGGGTATCGTGACCAACGCGGCAACCATCGTTCTGGATGGGCCGTCATCCGCCATTCTCCGCTATGCCGACAATACGGATGCCCTGAAGGGCTTTGCAACCAATGCGGCGGCCGGCGACTTCACCATCAAGAACGGGCGGGACTTCACAACGGCCGGAGCGTTCAGCAATGCCGGACTGATGACCTTCGGAACCGGCAGCGATTTCCAGGTCGGCGCCACAGGCAGCCTGCAGGACTACAGCCAGAGTGCGGGGAACACGACGGTCGATGGCACGCTTACGGCGAACAACGTGGCGATCAACGGCGGCATCCTGAAGGGGACGGGAAGCGTTACGGGGAGTGTGGTAAACAACAGTGGCGTCGTTGCCCCGGGCGATTCCCCCGGCACTCTTACCATTCATGGAACTTATGCGCAGTCGAACGATGGAACCCTGGCGATTCAGCTTCTCAATTCAGGATCCGGGAATTACTCTCTCCTTGCGGTCGATGGTTCGGCATCCCTGGGCGGCGCCCTTGCGATCTACGTTCTGTCGAATGCAACGATTTCTGACGGAGACACCTTCACGGTCCTGACCTCATCGGGTATTCTGGGCGACTTCGCCTCCATCTCCGATAATTCGGCATCCATTGATTTTACCTGGAGCATCTACGACGGCAAGGATGTGATCCTGACGGCTCACGGCAGCACGGTGGTGCCTCTGCCGCCGGCGATCCTTCTGCTCGGCACGGGTCTGCTCGGGATGTTCGGATATCGGCTGCGGATGAAAAGGCGTTGAAAGGGAGCAACCTCAATAAACTGGATGAGCCCTGGAACTTCCCTTGCCTGTTCCTGGCAAGGGAAGTTTTCGGGGCCGGAACGGAAGTTCTGACAACATCTGGCATATCGGGGGCACTCAAACCCCCGATATGCCTCTTTCATTTTCAGTCACTGATTATTTCTGTCCGCACCACTCTTTCTTCTCCTCATTGAATGATCAGAATCGGCATAGGGGTCGGCCGACCATTTGCGGATCAACAGAGCCTCTTTTTCCGGAATGCCCAGGGAGAGGAGAAAAGCGTGATGGGCCTCCGGCCCGCGCTTTTCGAAAGCGGCGTGAAAACGATGCATCGCCGTATCATCCATCCCTGCCGCCCTCAGCATTTCGACAAACAGATCCTTGTCGACAGAGGCCGGGTCTTTCCCGGATGCGCGGAATTTCAGCATTCCAGCGAGAATGCGACGTTTGGCCTGGAGGGTGCGGATCTCTTCCCCCAGAGCATGAAGGCGCCGAAGCAGAACCTCGGTCGTGTCATCCCTTCGGGAGGCAAAGATCTTTCGAATATCATCGATGCTCAGTCCGGCTTCCCGGAAGGCACAGATCGATGCCAGACGCTCCCGGTCGGCATCGGAGTAAAGACGGTACCCCCTTGCAGACCGTGCCGACGGGGACAGCAGTCCGATCCGGTCATAGTAGAGCAGTGTACTGCGGGAAAGACCGAAGAGTCCTCCCAATTCACGAATCCGGTACATAGGGTCTCCAAGGGAAAAGCGCCCCGGCTCGGCGCCGGGCCGGGGCGGATTATTTCAGATTACATCCTGCGAATGACGGCGATCTCTTCGGGTGATGCGCCGAGCCATTCCAGAAAACTCTGATGACCGGAGGGATTTTCTTCCTCGAAGAGGCGATGCCACTTCTGCATCGCCTCCTCGTCAAGGCCCACCGCCTGGAAGCGTTTCTTCCATTCCTCAATGGATACAACGGTTTTCACTATTTTTGTCCTCCTTCTCGATATTTATCCCGGCCGAGACAAAGGGCATCCTAGACTGTGAAGCTGTAGACAGGTCAAGGATTTTTTAGAGAATTATAAAGGATTGGCCTTGTGCTCTTATTGCTGCGAAGGGGGCTGTTGCGACGGTGGGGATTTTCCCTCTATTTCCGATCCAGTTCATTCCGGACGGCGAGACCGATTTTTTCCAGGATGTATGGTTTTCGGACAAAGGGACCAGCCCCCATCTTCTGGGCTTCGTGGACGCGATCCGTCTCCGAAAAACCGCTGACGATCACGGCTCTCTGTCCGGGATGAAGTTCCAGGATTCTCCGGTAGGTCTCCATCCCGTCAATTCCGGGCTCCATGATCATGTCCAGGACCACCAGGTCGACTTTTCTGTCCTTGAGGTATTCAATGGCCTCTTCTCCACCGGCGGCAGAATCGACCCGGTATCCGAGTTTCCTCAGCATCATCGTTGCCAGTTCCCGTTGATCTGCGAGATCGTCCACCACGAGGATGGATTCCCCCTTACCCAGGTAAGAAAGGGGAGAAGCCGTCTTTCCAACGGTTGGCGGCTCTTCCCGGGTCACGGGAAAATAGAGGATAAAGCAGCTCCCTTTTCCTTCCTCGCTTTGCACATCGATGTATCCCCGGTGATCTTTCACAGTTCCCCAGACCACGGCCAGCCCAAGGCCGGTCCCGCTTCTGCCCATCACTTTCTTGGTATAGAAGGGTTCGAAGATCTTTTCCAGATCCGCTGCGGAGATGCCGCTCCCCGTATCGGAAACCGTCAGGACCAGATAATCCCCTTCCCGCATCTCGTCATAGCCTCGTATCGGTTTGTCCAGGCAACGGTTTTCCGTCCGGATAGAAATCTCCCCCGGACCGGAGATGGCTTCGGCGGCATTGGAGACCAGGTTCATGACCATCTTGCCTAGATGGATGGGCGACCCTTTCAGGTTCAAAAGGTTCTCCGCAAGATCCGTCGAAATCTTCACCTGGGGGTGGTAAGACCGCAGCTTCTCAAACTCCGGGCTCTTCACATAATCGCGAATCACTTTGTTCAAATTGACGACCTCCGCCACGGCGACCCCCCTTCGGGCCAACGCCAGCAGATCCTGGATAATCGCAGCCCCTTTCACGCTGGACTGTAGAATACGATCGGCATACTTCTTCGGTGAACCCTCTGCCGGCAGCATTTCCAGAAGAAGCTCGGAATAGCCCACCATGATCCCCAGGACGTTGTTCAGATCATGAGCGACGCCGCCGGCCAGGGTTCCCAGGGCCTCCATCTTCTCAGCGCGCTTCAGACGCTCCTCCAACCTCTTTCGTTCCGTATTGTCCCGGATGCATTCTATGGCGCCGATGGTTTTCCCCTTGTCATCACGGAGCACGGACGCCGTCCCTGAAATATGGATATCTCCGGGCGGCAGATTGGGAGCAAAGGCCTCCCCGAACAGGACATCCCCCCTCCTTTGGATCGCCGTGTAGTCTGTCGCTATTTCCTGATCGGGATGCAGGGCATAATCAATCAGGGTGGGTTTTCGATCCCCATAGAAAGGAATCGCATATTCATAGTTCCCCTTGCCGATGATCTCCTCCTTCCTGATGCCCGTCAATGCTTCAATCGCCCGGTTCCAGGTGATCACCCGCCCATCCCTGTCAATGACAAGGGTGGCGTCGGGAAGGAAATCAATGATATCGGCCAACCGTCGGCGGTTGTCTTTCAACGCCTCCTCCGTCTGCAATCGGTCGGTAATATCCTCAACAACGACCACAACCGTAGCTTTCTGGGAAGGCTCTTCCGGCGAAAGGGCCGTGGCGGTCAGGATCACATCCCGGAGAACGCCGTCTTTCCGGCGGTGTTTTGCCTGGATCGAGACGATGCCGCGTTCCTGAAGATTTGAAGAAAGCTCGCGATCCACCCTTGCATAATCCTCTTCATCGATGTGCAATATCCGGGGGTGCAGTCCGATAATGTCGGACTCGGAATAACCGCTAATGTTGCACCAGGCCTGATTGATGCTTTGAATAACGCGGTCTTCCACGATCGCAAGCCCCACAGGCGTTGCCTTGAATATACTGCGGAGTGCCGCCTCGCTCTGGCGCAGCGCCGCCTCCGTGCGGATGCGCTGGGTCACATCGGTTTTGATGCTGGCCATGGCAACCGGATTCCCGGAACCATCGCGCACCAGGACGGTCCGGCAATCCAGGATGATCTCCTGCCCGTCTTTCTTGTATTGCACCACTTCACCCCGCCAGGAGCCGTATTTCATCGTCTCCCTGAGGATTCTCTTCTGCATGGCGCCTTTCTCTGAAAGGTCACCATAGAGTTCTATGTTCCGGCCAAGGAGTTCGTCCCGGGCATACCCTGACGAGGAAGTCTGTGCTTCGTTCACGTAGGAAATATTTCCGGAAAGGTCCGTAATGGTGACCTGGTCTTCAATCTGGTCCAGAACAAGACCCTGCAGGCGATTCCGCTCTTCCGCCTTTTTCCGCCTCGCCATTTCCTCAACCAGGAGGCTGTTCCGAAACAAGACATAGAAGAAGCCGGCCATTCCCATGATCAGGAGCAAGGCGATCAGAATCAGCTTGTTCCGGAAATCGTCGAGGGTTCCGGTCACTTCCTTTTCAGGGGTGGCGACGACAATCGACCAGTGCGTGTTACCCAGATGGATCGGAAGAAAAACGGCCTGTTTTTTGATGGAAGTGATTTCCTTGCCGCGGACCTTATTGAAATGGTAGGTCGCAACGCCCTGTTCACCACGGACCATTCTTTTCGCCATTGCAAGGATTTCTGGAAAATCCTTGCAGTTGGAGAATACCGAGTTGCCGACATGCCCCGGGACGGGACAGGAGATCTCAATGCCGTTTCTGCTGATGACCCAGGCATAACCATCCTGGCCAACCCGGATATCCTTGACGTATTGACTAAAAATAGACTCAATCGGGAAAAGCACGGTCAAGGCGCCATGGAAAGAACCATTCCTGATGACGGGAACATGAACAAGGACGGTTTTGAATCCGCGCCGCCCGGTGAAAACATCGCTGGTGAATACCTGACGGGTTTTACGGACGAAGAGGAAATCGTCCATCCGTGTCACGCTTTGCTGGATGACCTTCGGATCATGGGGAACGGCGTAAATGATCCGGCCCTCTTTATCGATTCGGCTGATGATGCCCTGCTCTCCACGGGAAACATGGAAATCCCGCATCATTTTCATCCCCTGCTCATCGAGGGTCACAATATGCTCGTTTTCTGCAAGCTGCTTGAGCGATGCAATCCGTTCCTGGAAAAAAGTCTCAATGCTGAAGGCTGCCTGCCTGGCGTGAATTCTCTGCCTGACATTGAGCTGATCGATCATCTTGTGCCGGATGTCTGCATAGGACAGATACAGGAGGACCGAGGCAATGCTCATGAAAATAATGATAAAAAATAGATATTTCCAGTACTTAACAAGGGTGATTTCTCTGAACTTCATTTTTTACCCTTCATTGCCCATACCAAGCGGAAGCATCAGGGATAAAAGCATTCAGGGTGGTTTTTATCCCGGAACATAAAAAGTGAACGGAGGGAGAGCGATCGTGTGTTCTGGACAGGCTGAACTCTGTGCTTAAAATTCGGAAATATATACCGTTTACAGTGTTTGAAAAACAACAATCTGAATTTGCATATTTCATTCCTGGCTCAACAAACTGGCCCTGTCTGCTTTCTGAAGCCTTGGGTAAGAAAACGCTTATATGCCCAGTATTGTATGAGTGAAGGGAGCTTTCAATAAAATGGTAAGGGGTATTATGTCAATGAATTTCCGGATATTGCAGGAGAAATGATAATTTCAAGATATGTCAAAGCAGGCCTCGGGTCATTCCTCATCCGGCTTCATTTTATAAAGGCCGATCATGAAACTTTGTTGAAAACCGAAATTTCTGTAAAAGTCCAGGGCGGGAGCATTTCTCCGATCCGCCAAGAGCTGATGGCGCAATGCGCCTCCCTCTTCCCCCCAGGCAGCGACCTTCCTCAACAGAGCGGTCCCCAGGCCTTGACGGCGGTAATGCTCTCGAATCACCATGTCCTCGATCAGAACACTGTATCCACCGGCCGCCGTGGAGATGACCAGCTGGCCCGTCACCATCCCCACAAGATTCCCATCGTCTTCAGCGACAAAGACGACATTTCGGCGTCGATCCGCCAGAAGAAGCCTCAAACCGGCGATCTGGTTTGCGGTATCGGGGACAAAGTCCGTTTCGAGAGCGAAGAGGCCTGCCAGCAATTGCGACAGAGCCTCGATGTCACTGGCTTTTCCTTCCCGTATCAGGGCTTTCATTGCTTTTTCAGACAGGCGGAAAGAACGGGCCGCCGGGAGCGGATGGCCTGAGCAGGGAAAGACGAAATCGTCTAGGCAATAAGGTACGCATCGGCCGGTCTTCCTTCTTCCAGGGCATCGATAATGTTGTCAATGTCTTCTTCGTTCTCAAATCGGCCATACCACCAGTTCTCCGGGTAGATCACCATCGCCGGTCCCCGGTCGCAGACCTTGAGGCACCCCGTGCTGGAGACAAAGACATCGGCCAGACCGCGATCCGAGAGCTCCCGTTCCAGATACTGGAGCAACTGGAGGGAATCCTTCTTGCTGCAGACCCCCTGGGAATCTCCGCCGGTCCTGTAACTGCCGCAGACAAAGATGTGGTGTTTCGGTTTTTGCATGGCATCCTCCTGAAATAAATAATCAATCATCAATTCAATCAGCCGCAGCCCATGCCGGTCCCGCTGCAGGTCAAACCCTGACCGCACGATCCCGCCCTACGCAGCAGCATCCTTGGAATTTCCCTGCCGGAGAGGATCGCCTCCACCCCTTCCCGGGCAAATCCTTCCATCACGACGATGCGCAAACCGGCCTCTTCCAGAACGGCTTGCGGGGCCCGGCCGATTCCACTGACCAGGACCCCCCGGCAATCCTGCAGCAGGTCCGCCATCTGCTGCCAGCGGTCCGCGCCGCTTCCGGAAGAGGGGGTGAAGCGCCGGTCGACCAGTTCCGCCTTCCCGTCGCGCTGCCCGAAAATCCAGAGCTGTGACGCTTCGCCGAGATGCTGGTTTACCAGCAATCCCTCCATGCTGGCCACGGCCACGTAGGGTTCATTCTCCCGCGCCCCGCCGATTGCTGCCTTCCTCATCAGAGAGCGGACCTCGTCGGTCTGATCCCGACCGAGGAGCCCCACGGCATCGGCCCGGCAGCGGGTACAGTGCTTCATCTGGGGTAGGAAGCCTCCGGCCTCCCTCCGGATGCTTTCGGCGGCCTCCTGAGGCAGGGGGGCAATGTCGGCAAAGGGGGTTCCCGCGACATGATAGAGGGGGATACAGTTCATCAGATCCGCCCCGAGGGCGGCCATCTCCCGGGCCACTGCCGCCACATGGGAATCGTTGATTCCCGGAATGACGACGGAATTTATTTTGACCAGGACATTCCGCTCCTTGAGCTTGCGGATCGCCTCGATCTGATTGGACAGTAGAAGGTTGGCGGCTTCGACGCCCCGGTACATCCGGGATGCAAATCGAGCCCAGGCATAGATTTTACTGCCGATCTGCGGCTCGACGGCATTGACGGTAACCGTCACGTGGCTGATTTTAAGTGTCTCCAGGTCATCGGCATAGCGGGAAAGATTCAACCCATTCGTGGCGACGCAGAGCATGATCTCCGGATATTTTTCCCGGACCAGCCGCAGGGTTTCCAGCGTTTCCTCCGGGTTGGCAAAAGGATCGCCCGGGCCTGCAATACCGACAACGGCGATGTTGGGAATTCTCTCCAAGACCTCGTCGAGATAACGGATCGCCTGGCGGGGTTTGAGGATGGCGCTGGCCACACCCGGACGGGACTCATTCACGCAATCGAAATCCCGGTTGCAGTAGTTGCACTGCAGATTGCAGTTCGGCGCCACGGGCAAATGGATCCGACCGAAGGAATGTTTCGCCCCCTCGCTGAAGCAGGGATGGTTATCGTAGTTCATCTCGACCTCCTGTACCTGTGTTCTTTGTTGTCTGCCCAAACTTTGCGCCTCTTTGAAAAAAGGAAATCCGTTCCAAAGAGGGTTGATTGCCTTACTTACATGTAGCTGTAGCCGACTGGCGACTCTTCCTGCCGATGTTCCAGCAGGGCGTTGACAATCCGGTCGTAAAGCTGCTGGGTTCCTTCATAGCCGGCTATCCGGATACGCTGGGCGCCGATCCGGTCGTGGATGGGAAAGCCGGCCCGGACCAGGGGAATGCCCAGTTCCCGGGCAAGAGGATAGCCCTTGCTGTTGCCGAGAATCACATCCGGGCGAAGGGAACGGCATCGCTCCCGGAGAGTGGCGAAATCAGAATCCTCCAGGACCAGCAGATCCGGGGAGGGATGCTCCAGGACAGCCGTCACGAGCTCCTTGAACCGCTCCGACGCCGCACCGGTGGCACAGAGAACGGGATCCATGCCGATCTCGTCGAGAAACGAAGCCAGGGAGACAACGAGGTCCATTTCCCCGTAAAGGACGGCCCGTTTGCCGAAGGCATACTTGTGCCCGTCGATGTAGGAATCCACCAGCCTGCCTCGCTCTCGGGAATATTTCCCGGGGATATCCGATCCCGAGAGGGCTTTCAGTTCCGAAAAGAAGCGATCCGTTTCGCGAATGCCGACAGGATATCCCAGAGTCCGGACCGGAACCCCGAATTCGCTTTTCAGAAAGGTGGCTGCCGTATCCTGATCCGCCAGACTCCTTCCCAGTTGCAGGGTTTCCCTCGCCGATCCCATTTTTTGAATGGCCTCGATCGTCGTCCCGCCGGGAGCGAGTTTCTGATATTCCGACCAGGACTGACCATCGAGCGTTTCCGAATAGTCCGGCAGCATCGTATAGGCCATTCCGAAGTCGGACAGGATCTCCTTGATGGAACGAAGGTCCGCCGGAGAGAGAAATCCGGGGAGGAGATTGATCCGGTCCTGCCCTTCGCCTTTCTCGGCGAGCCCCGCCACCGTGGCTTTCAGGGCGGCCGAATAGCCGTCCATGTGCGTTCCCCGATAGCTGGGCGTTGAGGCGGAGAGCAGCGCAGGAAGGGCCACATCCCTTCTTTCAGCCCGATACTGATCCAGATAGAGGCGGATATCGTCGCCGATCGTTTCGGACAGGCAGGTCGTGGCGATGCCGACGGCAGTCGGGTTGTATTGTCGGATCACATTGTCCAGGGCCTTTTTCAGGTTATCGCCGCCGCCGAAGATGGCGCTCGTCTCGCTGAAATTCGAAGAGGCGATGTCGATCGGTTCCCGGAAATGACTGATGACGTACCGGCGGATATAGGTCGAGCATCCCTGCGAACCGTGAATAAGGGGGATGCAGCCTTCAATGCCCCGGAAGGCGATGCCGGCCCCCAGGGGAGCGCAGAGCTTGCAGGCATTCCTCGTCGAAACGAAGGACGGATCCTCTTTTCCGCGAAAGGGTAGAACATCGGCGTTTTTCATGGCGAACCTCTCCTCTTAGGACTTTTTTAACTTTTCCGGGTGGGTGAGAATCTCCAGACCGGGCTTTTCAGGGAGGCATGGACTTCCCTGGAGAAATTCAGCATGCCTTCAAAGCCGGCCAGGGCCGTTTTGCGTTCGTGATTGTGGTCGCAGAAGGCGATCCCCATCTTGTAGGCAATGGGTCGTTCCTTAACCCCGCCGATCAGCAGATCCACCTGCTTTTCCTTCATGAACCGGGACAGCTCCAGGGGATTGGTGTCGTCAACGAGAATCGTTCCCTCGTCGCAGAGCTGCCGGAGAACTTCATAATCCTTGCTGTTTCCCGTCTGTGACCCCACCAGGGCCGTGGCGATGCCCAGATGGCGCAGGGCCTTCACCAGGGAAAAGGCCTTGAACGAACCGCCCACATAGATGGCCGCTTTCTTTCCCTGCAAAACCGCCTTGTATCCCTGGATCTCGGGAAGAATCCGATTGATTTCCCGGCGCACCAGGTGCTCGGTTTTTTTCAGGACGGTCGGGTCGTCAAAATGCCGGGCGACTTCATAGAGGGCGGAGGCCGTGTCTTCGATTCCGAAGTAGGATACCCGTTTGTAGGGGATTCCGTAACGCTCCTTCATGGTCTCCGCCAGCGCCGTCATCGAACCCGAACACTGCACGACATTCAGGGACGCCCGGTGCGCCCGGCGGATCTCATCCACCCGCCCGTCGCCCGTCATGCAGGACACCACTTCCACGCCCATTTCCCGATAGTACTCCTTGATCAGCCAGGTTTCCCCGGCCACATTGAAGTCTCCCAGGATGTTGATGCCGATTTCCGGCGCAGCGCCCGCGTCGTCCCGGCCGATGAGTTGAGAAAGGGCGTTGCAGGCGGCGGCGTAACCGTCCTTCTTGGTTCCCTTGAAGCCCTCGGAATGAACGGGGATGACGGGAATCCCCTGCTCCGCCGCCACCCTGCGGCAGACCGCCGCCACGTCGTCGCCGATCAGCCCGACGATACAGGTCGCATAAACGAAAGCGGCCCGGGGTTTATAGGTGGGGATCAGTTCCGTCAGGGCGCAGTAGAGTTTCCCCTCACCCCCGTAAATGACCTCTTTCTCGCGGAGGTCCGTGGAAAAGCTCATCCGGTGCAGTTCCGGTCCGGAAGAGAGGGCTCCCCGGATGTCCCAAGTATAGGCCGCGCACCCCACGGGACCGTGGACGAGGTGCAGGGCGTCGGCAACGGGATAAAGGACGACCCGCGAACCGCAGAAGACGCAGGCCCGCTGGCTGACCGAGCCGGCCAGACTGCCCTTGTCGCAGGTCATGGCAAAGGCCGAATCTTCCCGGCGGTTCTCGTAGACCTGGGTCTTTCTGTCTTCCAGGATTTCAATCATGACCCATCCTCCCTCCTCTTTTTTCAATCACATGACCAGTTCAAAACTCTCCTCCAGCGCATCCCGGTCCTGACGGTCCATCAGAGCCCCGAGGATCTTCTCCAGCAGACGCAGGCCCCCCCGGTAACCCACGATGGGAAAATACTGGTGACCCATCCGGTCATAGATGGGGAAACCGAACCGGACATAGGGGATGTCTTCGTCCCGGGCGATATACTTGAGGTAGGTATTGCCGAGAATCAGATCCGGCTTTTCCCTCTTAACCAGTTGATGAAAGGCGAAGAGATCGGCGGTGGCCCCTTGCTTGATTTCGCAGGATTCGCCGACGAACTGCCGCAGGGAATTCTCGAACTTCGCTCCCGCCGGCGTCCCCGTCACCACATGGAGGATCTCCATATCCAGATCCGAAAGAAACTGGGCCAGGGCGAGCAGATGGTCGGGATCTCCGGCCAGGGAGACCTTCTTCCGGTAAAGATACTGCTGCATGTCGCTGATGACATCCACCAGCTGCCCCCTCTCCACTTCGAGGCTTTCCGGAACGGTGACGCCGGCGATTTTTCTCAGGCTATCGATCAGGGCATCGGTGGCGCGCAGCCCAATGGGAAGATCCAGCACTTCAAAGGGCACCCCGCATTTGGTATCGAGAAGTTTCGCCGCCGCCAGAGAAGCCGTGCGGCCGAGGGCAAGGGTGAACTGGCTGTCTCCCGAACTCCGGATTTCTTCGAGGGTCGCCCCTCCCCGGGGATACATGTGGAACTTGCCGTCCAGCGGACTGTTGACCACGCCCGAGGTATCGGGGAAAAGAATCGTCTTGATCTTCAGTTCCGTTGCAATCCGCTTGATTTCGGCCATATCGGAAGGTTCCACAAAACCGGGAAGGATGTTGACCTGCTCCCGTCTTTTCCCGGTATTCTCGGCAAGATAGCTGACCATACCCTGGGTCATGTTGGCGAAGCCGGTCACGTGGGACCCCTTGAAACTGGGCGTATTGGTATGGATCACCGTTTTTCCCGGAGGGATTTTCCCCTCCGCCTGAGCCTTCCGGATGATCTGCGACAGATCGTCGCCGATCGTCTCGGAAAGGCAGGTGGTAT comes from Syntrophus gentianae and encodes:
- a CDS encoding nitrogenase component 1, with translation MLLRHTPEQFVERQALTINPAKTCQPVGAMYAALGIHGCLPHSHGSQGCCAYHRSSLTRHYRDPIMATTSSFTEGASVFGGQANLVEAINNIFTLYNPEVIAVHTTCLSETIGDDLSQIIRKAQAEGKIPPGKTVIHTNTPSFKGSHVTGFANMTQGMVSYLAENTGKRREQVNILPGFVEPSDMAEIKRIATELKIKTILFPDTSGVVNSPLDGKFHMYPRGGATLEEIRSSGDSQFTLALGRTASLAAAKLLDTKCGVPFEVLDLPIGLRATDALIDSLRKIAGVTVPESLEVERGQLVDVISDMQQYLYRKKVSLAGDPDHLLALAQFLSDLDMEILHVVTGTPAGAKFENSLRQFVGESCEIKQGATADLFAFHQLVKREKPDLILGNTYLKYIARDEDIPYVRFGFPIYDRMGHQYFPIVGYRGGLRLLEKILGALMDRQDRDALEESFELVM